A single genomic interval of Cyprinus carpio isolate SPL01 chromosome B24, ASM1834038v1, whole genome shotgun sequence harbors:
- the LOC122142282 gene encoding uncharacterized protein LOC122142282 isoform X1, whose translation MESELFVFHSHLQHILHFGTPQEQIQAQRQLWMMEDILCGLRVNKNRFMALLGLQRQGAPQPKPASYFEGELGGLNMECVTPEAEQQEYMKIYQSYKKWSQESPANDSRMSAEHESSHEPLHLTRVVTSTLPTSLIAERIFVDDPYPEPPEQINLQSGLRNSQRRAAKKPSRTLHETTDKNRHLHWADGPEEMQQKKPAQNHSSSVREKALADRKVWTHRQQELEPGALCLTNSESDCDAGMSSQKHQTKPRQTDKRDRSMSASREHFIDDIHPLKLITASEKETEKYTADSAVVNLSNG comes from the exons ATGGAGAGTGAGCTGTTTGTTTTCCATTCTCATCTCCAACACATCCTTCACTTCGGGACGCCACAg GAGCAGATTCAGGCACAGAGGCAGCTCTGGATGATGGAGGATATCTTATGCGGTTTGAGGGTGAACAAGAACCGCTTTATGGCTTTATTGGGTCTACAGAGGCAGGGGG CTCCTCAGCCAAAACCTGCTTCCTACTTTGAGGGCGAGTTAGGAGGTCTCAACATG GAGTGTGTGACCCCCGAAGCGGAGCAGCAGGAGTACATGAAGATTTACCAGAGTTACAAGAAATGGAGCCAAGAGAGTCCTGCCAATGACAGCAGGATGAGTGCTGAGCATGAATCCTCACATGAACCACTGCATCTGACACGTGTTGTGACATCTACACTTCCGACGTCACTAATTGCAGAGCGCATTTTTGTGGACGACCCCTATCCTGAACCGCCTGAACAAATCAATCTACAGTCAGGACTGAGGAACAGCCAGAGGAGAGCAGCAAAGAAACCCAGCAGAACTCTGCATGAGACGACTGACAAAAACAGACACTTACACTGGGCTGATGGACCGGAAGAGATGCAACAAAAGAAACCAGCTCAAAATCACAGCAGCAGTGTCAGAGAGAAGGCACTGGCTGACAGAAAGGTCTGGACACACCGTCAGCAAGAg CTCGAGCCTGGAGCCTTGTGTCTTACAAACTCTGAGTCTGACTGCGACGCTGGTATGAGCTCTCAGAAACACCAAACTAAACCAAGACAAACAGATAAAAGAGACAGAAGCATGAG TGCCTCCAGAGAGCACTTCATAGACGACATTCATCCCTTGAAACTCATTACAGCCagtgagaaagagacagagaagtACACAGCAG attCTGCTGTTGTAAACTTGAGTAACGGCTAA
- the LOC122142282 gene encoding uncharacterized protein LOC122142282 isoform X3, with product MESELFVFHSHLQHILHFGTPQEQIQAQRQLWMMEDILCGLRVNKNRFMALLGLQRQGAPQPKPASYFEGELGGLNMECVTPEAEQQEYMKIYQSYKKWSQESPANDSRMSAEHESSHEPLHLTRVVTSTLPTSLIAERIFVDDPYPEPPEQINLQSGLRNSQRRAAKKPSRTLHETTDKNRHLHWADGPEEMQQKKPAQNHSSSVREKALADRKVWTHRQQECLQRALHRRHSSLETHYSQ from the exons ATGGAGAGTGAGCTGTTTGTTTTCCATTCTCATCTCCAACACATCCTTCACTTCGGGACGCCACAg GAGCAGATTCAGGCACAGAGGCAGCTCTGGATGATGGAGGATATCTTATGCGGTTTGAGGGTGAACAAGAACCGCTTTATGGCTTTATTGGGTCTACAGAGGCAGGGGG CTCCTCAGCCAAAACCTGCTTCCTACTTTGAGGGCGAGTTAGGAGGTCTCAACATG GAGTGTGTGACCCCCGAAGCGGAGCAGCAGGAGTACATGAAGATTTACCAGAGTTACAAGAAATGGAGCCAAGAGAGTCCTGCCAATGACAGCAGGATGAGTGCTGAGCATGAATCCTCACATGAACCACTGCATCTGACACGTGTTGTGACATCTACACTTCCGACGTCACTAATTGCAGAGCGCATTTTTGTGGACGACCCCTATCCTGAACCGCCTGAACAAATCAATCTACAGTCAGGACTGAGGAACAGCCAGAGGAGAGCAGCAAAGAAACCCAGCAGAACTCTGCATGAGACGACTGACAAAAACAGACACTTACACTGGGCTGATGGACCGGAAGAGATGCAACAAAAGAAACCAGCTCAAAATCACAGCAGCAGTGTCAGAGAGAAGGCACTGGCTGACAGAAAGGTCTGGACACACCGTCAGCAAGAg TGCCTCCAGAGAGCACTTCATAGACGACATTCATCCCTTGAAACTCATTACAGCCagtga
- the LOC122142282 gene encoding uncharacterized protein LOC122142282 isoform X2: protein MESELFVFHSHLQHILHFGTPQEQIQAQRQLWMMEDILCGLRVNKNRFMALLGLQRQGAPQPKPASYFEGELGGLNMCVTPEAEQQEYMKIYQSYKKWSQESPANDSRMSAEHESSHEPLHLTRVVTSTLPTSLIAERIFVDDPYPEPPEQINLQSGLRNSQRRAAKKPSRTLHETTDKNRHLHWADGPEEMQQKKPAQNHSSSVREKALADRKVWTHRQQELEPGALCLTNSESDCDAGMSSQKHQTKPRQTDKRDRSMSASREHFIDDIHPLKLITASEKETEKYTADSAVVNLSNG from the exons ATGGAGAGTGAGCTGTTTGTTTTCCATTCTCATCTCCAACACATCCTTCACTTCGGGACGCCACAg GAGCAGATTCAGGCACAGAGGCAGCTCTGGATGATGGAGGATATCTTATGCGGTTTGAGGGTGAACAAGAACCGCTTTATGGCTTTATTGGGTCTACAGAGGCAGGGGG CTCCTCAGCCAAAACCTGCTTCCTACTTTGAGGGCGAGTTAGGAGGTCTCAACATG TGTGTGACCCCCGAAGCGGAGCAGCAGGAGTACATGAAGATTTACCAGAGTTACAAGAAATGGAGCCAAGAGAGTCCTGCCAATGACAGCAGGATGAGTGCTGAGCATGAATCCTCACATGAACCACTGCATCTGACACGTGTTGTGACATCTACACTTCCGACGTCACTAATTGCAGAGCGCATTTTTGTGGACGACCCCTATCCTGAACCGCCTGAACAAATCAATCTACAGTCAGGACTGAGGAACAGCCAGAGGAGAGCAGCAAAGAAACCCAGCAGAACTCTGCATGAGACGACTGACAAAAACAGACACTTACACTGGGCTGATGGACCGGAAGAGATGCAACAAAAGAAACCAGCTCAAAATCACAGCAGCAGTGTCAGAGAGAAGGCACTGGCTGACAGAAAGGTCTGGACACACCGTCAGCAAGAg CTCGAGCCTGGAGCCTTGTGTCTTACAAACTCTGAGTCTGACTGCGACGCTGGTATGAGCTCTCAGAAACACCAAACTAAACCAAGACAAACAGATAAAAGAGACAGAAGCATGAG TGCCTCCAGAGAGCACTTCATAGACGACATTCATCCCTTGAAACTCATTACAGCCagtgagaaagagacagagaagtACACAGCAG attCTGCTGTTGTAAACTTGAGTAACGGCTAA